One part of the Larimichthys crocea isolate SSNF chromosome XIX, L_crocea_2.0, whole genome shotgun sequence genome encodes these proteins:
- the LOC113744036 gene encoding sodium/glucose cotransporter 4-like produces NHLKNDFYVVSDTGVHLNINCVCVCTHIQVIVQRSLSAKSLSHAKAGSVLAGYLKLLPMFFIVMPGMISRALFPDEVGCVDPEVCLSVCGASVGCSNIAYPKLVVELMPVGLRGLMIAVMLAALMSSLTSIFNSSSTLFTLDLYHKARPKASERELMIVGRVFILVMVCVSLLWIPVIQTANSGQLFDYIQSVTSFLAPPITAVFLMAVFWSRTNEQGAFWGLMTGLVVGLIRMVLEFSYVIPSCGQPDHRPAILTDVHYLYFALILLALTCLIIVVVSLATAPISEEHLYRLTWWSRYSQEPRLDLAGHQMTSDPVNSDLSPDSDHLPDSWWQRAALWLCGLTGSYSGSVSPVIENSELNSLKEKPFWRRVCNVNALLLVTVNVFLWGYFA; encoded by the exons aacCACCTCAAAAATGACTTTTATGTTGTGTCAGATACTGGAGTACACTTAAAcataaattgtgtgtgtgtgtgcacgcacataCAGGTTATAGTCCAGAGGTCTCTGTCAGCCAAGTCTTTGTCTCATGCCAAAGCGGGAAGTGTGTTGGCAGGCTACCTCAAACTGCTGCCCATGTTCTTCATTGTCATGCCAGGCATGATCAGCCGAGCACTGTTCCCAG ATGAAGTAGGTTGTGTGGATCCAGaagtgtgtctgagtgtgtgtggagcttcAGTTGGCTGCTCCAACATCGCCTACCCTAAACTTGTGGTGGAACTAATGCCTGTGG GTCTTCGTGGTTTAATGATAGCAGTGATGTTAGCTGCTTTGATGTCATCTCTGACCTCCATCTTTAACAGCAGCTCTACTCTGTTTACACTGGATCTTTACCACAAAGCCAGACCTAAAGCATCAGAGAGAGAACTCATGATTGTTGGAAG GGTGTTCATCCTGGTCATGGTATGTGTTAGTCTGTTGTGGATTCCAGTAATCCAAACAGCCAATAGCGGACAGCTGTTTGATTATATCCAGTCAGTGACCAGCTTTCTGGCTCCGCCTATTACCGCTGTATTCCTAATGGCTGTCTTCTGGTCACGTACCAACGAACAG GGTGCATTCTGGGGTCTGATGACTGGACTAGTGGTGGGACTGATCCGAATGGTTCTGGAGTTCTCCTATGTAATTCCTTCCTGTGGTCAGCCTGATCATCGACCTGCTATCCTCACTGATGTCCACTACCTGTACTTTGCTCTCATCCTATTGGCTCTCACCTGCcttatcattgttgttgtcagcTTGGCCACTGCCCCAATATCTGAAGAACAT CTGTACAGGCTGACCTGGTGGTCCAGATATAGCCAGGAGCCTCGGCTTGACCTTGCAGGTCACCAGATGACCTCTGACCCAGTCAACTCTGACCTCAGCCCTGATTCTGACCACTTGCCAGATTCGTGGTGGCAGAGAGCTGCTCTGTGGCTCTGTGGTTTGACTGGTTCATACTCTGGCTCTGTATCTCCAGTAATTGAAAACAGTGAACTGAACTCCCTAAAGGAGAAGCCATTCTGGAGGAGAGTCTGCAACGTTAATGCCCTGCTGCTAGTGACTGTTAATGTGTTTCTTTGGGGATACTTTGCCTAA